The Chitinivorax sp. B genome window below encodes:
- the zwf gene encoding glucose-6-phosphate dehydrogenase, producing MILFGGTGDLVMRKLLPALYHQHRDGQMGEGSRIIGVARSNLSSDDYIATAEKHCAQYLGAAFDKQVWASFAQRLAYQRVDAQNPTHFADLATVLDSFRERIRVYYLSTAPSLFTATCENLANAGLVTPNSRVVLEKPLGHDLASSQAINDAVGRFFAENQIYRIDHYLGKEPVQNLLALRFGNALFEPLWRREWVRDVQITVAEQIGVESRGDFYDKTGALRDMVQNHLLQLLCIVAMEPPSSIDSNAVRDEKLKVLRALKPFTPNDVVAKTVRGQYRAGAAAGQPVPGYLDEQEIPSDSRTETFVAIKAEIDTWRWAGVPFFLRTGKRMQEKVAEIVINFRDVPHSIFGMPAGHGFNRLVIRMQPEESMKLYLLAKQPGDAMNLGQVHLNLDFEETFKTRRLEAYERLLMDAVRGKLTLFVRRDEQEAAWRWVEPIIDAWEQSTEKPKTYTAGTWGPAASSALLSRDGLAWHEEV from the coding sequence ATGATTTTGTTCGGTGGGACTGGTGATTTGGTAATGCGTAAGTTGTTACCCGCGCTTTACCACCAACATCGCGACGGACAGATGGGTGAAGGTTCGCGCATCATTGGTGTGGCACGTAGCAACCTGAGTAGTGATGACTACATTGCCACAGCTGAGAAACACTGTGCTCAATATCTCGGTGCTGCATTCGACAAGCAGGTCTGGGCCAGCTTTGCACAGCGTCTTGCCTATCAACGTGTAGATGCGCAGAACCCAACACACTTTGCCGATCTGGCAACAGTGCTGGATAGCTTTAGAGAACGCATCCGTGTCTATTACCTGTCAACGGCCCCCAGCTTGTTTACCGCCACTTGTGAGAATCTGGCCAATGCCGGTCTGGTGACACCCAACTCCCGAGTGGTACTGGAAAAACCGCTTGGCCATGATTTGGCTTCATCCCAAGCGATCAACGACGCAGTGGGCCGTTTCTTTGCAGAAAATCAGATTTACCGCATTGACCATTATCTAGGCAAAGAACCTGTACAGAATCTGCTCGCACTAAGGTTTGGCAATGCACTGTTCGAACCCTTGTGGCGCCGCGAATGGGTGCGGGATGTGCAAATTACCGTTGCGGAACAGATTGGCGTGGAATCGCGTGGCGATTTCTATGACAAGACTGGCGCACTGCGCGACATGGTGCAAAACCACCTGTTGCAACTGCTGTGCATTGTCGCCATGGAGCCGCCGTCCAGCATTGACTCTAACGCGGTCCGCGACGAAAAACTAAAGGTACTGCGTGCGCTGAAGCCATTCACACCCAATGATGTAGTCGCCAAAACCGTTCGCGGCCAGTACCGTGCCGGTGCTGCTGCAGGACAACCGGTACCAGGCTATCTGGATGAGCAGGAAATTCCATCCGACAGCCGCACTGAAACCTTTGTCGCCATCAAGGCAGAAATCGACACCTGGCGTTGGGCAGGTGTACCGTTCTTCCTGCGTACGGGCAAGCGTATGCAGGAAAAAGTTGCGGAAATCGTGATCAACTTCCGCGATGTGCCCCATTCCATTTTTGGCATGCCTGCGGGCCACGGGTTCAATCGTTTGGTAATCCGCATGCAGCCTGAAGAGTCGATGAAGTTGTATTTACTGGCCAAGCAGCCTGGCGATGCAATGAACCTGGGGCAGGTCCATCTCAACCTGGATTTTGAAGAAACCTTCAAAACCCGTCGCCTGGAAGCTTATGAACGCCTGTTGATGGACGCTGTACGTGGCAAACTGACCTTGTTTGTACGTCGTGACGAACAGGAAGCCGCTTGGCGTTGGGTCGAACCCATCATCGACGCCTGGGAGCAAAGTACCGAAAAACCCAAGACCTACACCGCCGGTACCTGGGGCCCGGCGGCTTCCAGCGCGCTGTTGTCACGTGATGGTTTAGCCTGGCATGAGGAAGTGTAA
- the pgl gene encoding 6-phosphogluconolactonase: MAVIEHLFDSPSELDQALATRVGNVLRDAVAVRGQASLAVSGGRTPLGFFKALSQAALPWSQITITLVDERWVGADHSDSNAKLVQDNLLQHAASVARFIPMKNAEPSPEAGLSALTQAYAAAPFPFDAIILGMGDDGHTASLFPDADELAHGLSSQALLCTVNPKHAPHPRMSLTAHSISQARHLFLHISGAKKREVFDQAQQAGPIEALPIRFAIQQNKVPLHVYWTA, encoded by the coding sequence ATGGCTGTCATTGAACATTTATTTGACTCCCCCAGCGAACTGGACCAAGCACTGGCGACACGTGTTGGCAACGTTCTGCGGGATGCTGTCGCTGTTCGCGGTCAAGCCAGCTTGGCGGTATCCGGTGGGCGTACACCACTCGGCTTTTTCAAAGCATTGTCGCAAGCGGCACTTCCCTGGTCGCAGATTACCATTACATTGGTTGACGAACGCTGGGTTGGCGCAGATCACAGCGACAGCAATGCAAAATTGGTGCAGGACAATCTGCTACAACACGCCGCCAGTGTGGCGCGATTCATCCCGATGAAGAACGCCGAGCCCAGCCCGGAAGCTGGGTTGAGCGCGCTGACACAAGCCTATGCAGCAGCACCATTCCCCTTTGACGCAATCATTCTTGGTATGGGGGATGATGGACACACAGCATCCCTGTTCCCGGATGCGGATGAGTTGGCGCATGGCCTGAGCAGCCAGGCTTTATTGTGTACAGTCAACCCCAAGCATGCCCCGCACCCTCGGATGTCACTCACTGCGCACAGCATCAGCCAAGCTCGCCATCTATTCCTGCACATCAGTGGCGCCAAGAAGCGCGAGGTGTTTGATCAGGCACAGCAAGCCGGTCCAATTGAAGCATTGCCGATCCGATTCGCCATTCAGCAAAACAAGGTACCTTTACATGTCTATTGGACAGCCTGA